acgttaggggtcgtttggtagttgGACAAGAGGCAAGTTATTCATATATTAATTTCTGCATTAacttataccacgtttggtagctAGTAAAGAGATAGCTTATTCATGTATTGATTTATCTCTTATTCATTTATTGATTTCTGCATACTTATACAacgtttggtagctagttagaaagtaagttattcatgtataaaattagtacGACGTCTGATTTGTATAAAAAGTTGAAATGATAATATTATCCTTATCACTCCCCACTTAAATACTTTTCTTTTCTAAACaacttttttatatattttattataatattacataataaaatattatttaatttaattgtAAACAAATATTTCAATTTTAAAAggtatataatatttattaactTTTAATATAATAAACCAACATCCGAAGAAATAATTGATGCATAACTAAATCCTGCATTACTAATACGTACATAACTAATATTTGTATTAATAATACCTGCATTAATGATAGCTACATTTACTGTTTTGTATATGTTCATTTAATGATTTTATTTTGGCCTAATCTCCTCCGGACTTGTACTGTCTCTTCATTTTCTTCACCATCTTCCATGGCTAATGTGCAAATGGTGGAAACTTTTGTTCCAATTGATTAAAGCACAAATGATAACACTGAACCAAACATAATAGTAGTATTTCACTAGCAGCTTCTTTCTACCATTCCTAGCGTCTTATTTCTCTAAATAGCAACATAAGCCTTCTCTTTGGATTCTCAAAATGGAAATGGATCTTGACAAGCACCCATCTTGCATGCTTCTATTTAAAGAAGGTTCTACGGATAAAATAGTAAGTTTTCCTTTTACTTAATGATCTGTATACGTTcttgttttttttccttttctttttggttgTTCCTTCTTCCAACTGAGGTTTGCTAATCTGATTTTGTTAGCAAATGCCGTCTGATTTTGTGAAAGAACACAAGAAGATGTTAGCTAAGACATGCTTACTGAAAACTGATGTAGTAGCTGGGATGTCATGGGAAGCAAAAATAGAGAAAGAAAAGCCGAATTACTTCATATGTAAAGAAGACTGGCCACAATTTGTGGTGTATCACAAGCTTGAGATAGGGGACTTTTTGCGCTTTGTTCTCATTGATAAATCGACGTTCCATGTCCTGCTTTACTCCAAGAAACATAGTAGAACTCTTCGACCTTTTGAGGACCTCAGCAGTAgtgaggaagaggaagaagaataTGAAAAGGAGGATGAGGTAGAAATAGTGGAAGAGAACGTTGACGCTTCAAGAAAATCGAATCCATCTAGTGGCTCCAATGATAGGGGAAATCCATGCTATTCACATTTAGGTAATCTTGACCTCTTTCTTGGTATATTTAATTGTAGTCAGTTTATCTATGGATGCACAAAATCGATGACAAACACAATGTGACCAAATGATGCATATAAATCATACAGGCTAATTGGTGGTTAAGTCCTAATTGTTGTAGAATTTTGCTATTTCTGAACAACATAAAACACTCTTTTAGCCTAGTTAAAGACTGTATATCATCGTTACTATATGGATGAGATTGCCTTTGAGTCCCTCCCTGAAGCCTAGGAATGGCAATGGGGCGGGGCGGGTTTGTCATTTTGCGGTGTGGGGCAGGTTGAAGCATTTTTTCGAAAATCTTGTGCAGGGCGGATTGCGGATTAGAGGAATCCAAAGTTTAAGACTCGTTTCTTTGAACGTAAGATGGCTTGTGGTTATCTTAAACGTAAATCTTCCATGTTCTTTGCAAACAAAAAGCTCCATGTTATTGTTTTCCAATACAGTAATCCAGTTGATTTcaatatttttttgttttgaaaaatgagaaaaaagaaaagaaagagaaaaaattgGGAGAATATAACAAGCTTCAGGAACAAAAATATTTGTGAAAAGCTTTAGTCCTCTGTTTTACGTTTGGAAAATAGTTCTCTGCAAGTTAGTCAAGTAACTACTAAACTTGAGTCAAATTTAATACTTAGTAAACTTATTCTGTCTTGTCTAGTTGTTTAATGGAAAAAATTCATATTTTGTTTGGATATTGCATATTCAGATGGGTCAAGTTATTCAGTGTTTGATATGTTTTTCCAGTGAAAAATTAATTATAAGACTAATAACATGTTCTATCACTAAAATAAATTCGTCAAATTGGCTAAAAGGATTATTCGTATTGATTCACAATAAAAATATCACAATGTACAACTTGTGATTTATACAAATTTATTATTTACTGAATGTGTGTAACAAAGTGggcaaaaggaagaagaaaaagaaggaaaacttGCGGGGGGGCTGGGTGGGTGGACGCGGTTGTGGTTGTGGGGCGGATGGACGTGGGTGAAAATGCTCTGTGGGGCGGGGCGAGTTGATACAGAACCCGCCCCACCCTGCCCCACCCCATTGCCATCCCTACCTGAAGCCCTTCTTAGTACCTCAGCATGCCACAACGAAGCTAGGACTTACCTCTTTGTTTGTCTCTGTCTAGATTCATTTTGTCATGGAGGTAAATCTGATGCCAAAGCTGATAACATGCTTGGCATGAAAAAGAAAGCTCCTGAGACTAAGAAAGCGAATGAAGTAAAAATGGAGCCACTAATTCTATTAGATTCTGAGGAAGAGAGGGTTGGTCAATCCAGTGGCTCCAAGGATGGGGGAAATCCATGCTATTCACATCCAGGTAAGGTCCACCTCTTTATAAATTTGGTATATTTAATTGTTTTCAGTTTATCTATGGATGCACTAGAACCTATGGCAGACACAATGAAAACAATGATGCTTATAGATCATACCGACTATTTAGGATTAATTCCTAACTGCTGTTGTTTCTTGTATTAAGTTTACTATTTCAGTATAAAAACACTCTTTTAGCCTAATTAAAGACTCGTATATCATTGTGACTATTAGTATGAGATTGCCTTTGAGTCCTTCCCCAGTGCCCTTGTTATCCCTTCCTTTTCAGCTCAAACTCACTTACCACCCCACAAAGAAGCTAGGACACATCgttttgtttttctcctctcGATCATTTTCTCAACCCTGGAGGTTTCATCATGCAAGTAGGTAAATCCGATGCCAAAGATAACATGCTCGGTGTGAAGAAGAAAGCTCCCGAGAATATAGAAGTGAAGAAAGTCTTTATGGAGCTAGTAGAATTATCAGATTCTGAGGAAGAAAGAGTTGATCCATCCAGAGGTTCCAAAGATGGGGGAAATCCATGCTATTCACATCCAGGTAACATCGAC
Above is a genomic segment from Lycium barbarum isolate Lr01 chromosome 12, ASM1917538v2, whole genome shotgun sequence containing:
- the LOC132622510 gene encoding high mobility group B protein 13-like yields the protein MEMDLDKHPSCMLLFKEGSTDKIQMPSDFVKEHKKMLAKTCLLKTDVVAGMSWEAKIEKEKPNYFICKEDWPQFVVYHKLEIGDFLRFVLIDKSTFHVLLYSKKHSRTLRPFEDLSSSEEEEEEYEKEDEVEIVEENVDASRKSNPSSGSNDRGNPCYSHLDSFCHGGKSDAKADNMLGMKKKAPETKKANEVKMEPLILLDSEEERVGQSSGSKDGGNPCYSHPGKSDAKDNMLGVKKKAPENIEVKKVFMELVELSDSEEERVDPSRGSKDGGNPCYSHPGGKSDAKADYMLGVEKKAPETKEAKRAAKDPAKRGSASYVKRWRSIKDPDKPKRPATSFFVFMEEFRKQFKEKYPNNKSVAAVGIAGGDKWKQFSDAEKAPFVAEAKKRLAEYHKN